Proteins from one Listeria innocua genomic window:
- a CDS encoding ABC transporter permease subunit: MKRIVKIFLHYLLGILGIILISCIPAIFSKVTSWSSSTYWEALKSIFTAIFHPTKWEISYQGSAEVFHISLMDFITGPYFYSMKIIVASLVISALIAYLLVIATFRGPKWLRRGLSGFLSILQAFPDFSFIFLIQMAVVYIYQQTGVFTLNFYSLNGEQIYAAPIVCLSIIPTVLFYKMMMLLMENEWQADYIQLARGKGLTDRAILLRHATPNMMQSLFYQSKTIVWFILSAYLVVEFLFGIEGVLYYLLAGFSPLNIFLVLALVFTPFYFFYALIDLWISRGKNTESANVTRIPLHWNSFHKTFTEKANLKSKWRNFVVTTGQLLKRPSFSIPLATLSILLIASLIYGLMGDKINSLKFISDATGRVTDMAPFKPNAQVWLGTDQAGNSILDQLLVGIKYTLLIAVIIATLRVVIGYILAVPLAFFSKPRTRNFVQAIADGMHYLPLSLLVFIIMVNEFISYSGVFETSLFTRITFQILIMVVIVLPITANRISSEISQVLKKEFVLSALVFGGNARWILTKHINPQIWSKLILIWIEQLIQTLQMFVHLAIFGIFIGGAIMGADDGMLNPVIPELSGLIANAKFVFANHQFWIILPPLLVFMILILCFQMMANSLLKREEESKKA; encoded by the coding sequence ATGAAAAGAATTGTCAAAATTTTTCTACATTATTTATTAGGAATTTTAGGAATTATTTTAATCAGTTGTATTCCCGCTATATTTAGCAAAGTAACTTCGTGGTCATCAAGTACTTACTGGGAGGCTCTTAAGTCGATTTTTACAGCGATTTTCCACCCGACTAAATGGGAAATTAGTTACCAAGGAAGCGCAGAAGTTTTTCATATATCGTTGATGGATTTTATCACCGGACCATATTTCTACTCCATGAAAATTATCGTAGCGAGCTTGGTAATTTCAGCGCTCATTGCCTATTTGCTAGTAATTGCAACATTTCGCGGACCAAAATGGTTGCGCCGAGGCTTAAGCGGATTCCTATCGATACTTCAAGCGTTTCCAGATTTTTCCTTTATTTTCCTTATTCAAATGGCCGTCGTCTACATATATCAACAAACCGGCGTGTTCACCTTGAACTTTTACAGCTTAAACGGCGAGCAAATTTATGCAGCACCAATCGTCTGCTTGTCCATCATACCAACCGTGCTCTTTTACAAAATGATGATGCTCCTTATGGAAAATGAATGGCAAGCTGACTACATCCAACTGGCTCGCGGGAAAGGCTTAACCGATAGAGCGATACTACTTCGCCATGCCACACCCAATATGATGCAAAGCCTGTTTTATCAATCCAAAACCATCGTTTGGTTTATTTTAAGTGCCTACCTCGTCGTAGAATTTTTATTCGGTATCGAAGGCGTGCTCTACTACTTACTAGCAGGATTTAGCCCATTAAATATTTTCCTAGTATTAGCACTCGTGTTCACCCCATTTTACTTCTTTTACGCACTAATAGACCTATGGATTAGCCGCGGGAAAAATACCGAGAGCGCAAACGTGACTCGAATTCCGCTGCACTGGAATAGTTTCCATAAGACCTTTACGGAAAAAGCAAACCTTAAAAGCAAATGGCGCAACTTTGTAGTAACGACCGGGCAGCTCCTAAAACGCCCATCTTTCAGCATACCGCTGGCAACACTTAGCATCTTACTAATCGCAAGCCTTATTTACGGGCTTATGGGAGACAAAATCAATTCGCTCAAATTTATCAGTGATGCGACCGGACGAGTAACCGATATGGCGCCCTTCAAACCAAACGCGCAAGTATGGCTAGGCACCGACCAAGCCGGCAACTCCATTCTCGACCAATTGCTAGTCGGCATCAAGTACACGCTACTTATAGCGGTCATCATTGCAACGCTACGTGTCGTGATTGGCTATATTTTGGCAGTACCGCTCGCATTTTTTAGCAAGCCGCGAACCCGCAATTTTGTTCAAGCGATAGCGGACGGGATGCATTATTTACCACTGTCCCTGCTCGTCTTTATTATCATGGTCAACGAATTTATTAGCTATTCTGGCGTTTTCGAAACCAGCCTATTTACACGCATAACCTTCCAAATTTTAATCATGGTTGTCATCGTTTTACCAATTACAGCCAACCGAATCAGCAGCGAAATTTCCCAAGTGTTGAAAAAAGAGTTCGTCCTGAGTGCACTCGTTTTTGGCGGAAATGCGCGCTGGATTTTAACCAAGCATATCAATCCACAAATCTGGTCGAAATTAATTCTAATTTGGATTGAACAACTCATTCAAACGTTGCAGATGTTTGTCCATTTAGCTATCTTTGGAATTTTTATCGGTGGGGCAATTATGGGCGCCGATGACGGCATGCTCAACCCAGTTATTCCTGAATTATCTGGTTTAATCGCTAATGCGAAATTCGTGTTCGCCAACCACCAATTCTGGATAATTTTACCGCCATTACTTGTATTTATGATTTTAATTCTTTGTTTCCAAATGATGGCAAATTCGCTTTTGAAAAGAGAAGAAGAAAGTAAAAAAGCCTAG
- a CDS encoding leucine-rich repeat domain-containing protein has product MKKFILASLACTALISFSPLAEQVEVNAATTNIATAPEKNLQEAPPATVDQIFPDDALAFKVAQELGVSQDTVVTQEQLDTIETMVYIAFGVEDLTGMEYLHNLKLVDLSQNNISNLDNLANLTELEIVSLNYNQITDITPLMNLPKLNNLELGVNQISTLPSFENLSNLKILNLSSNQLKDISALKDTPLLTNLSISANNISDISVLSEFDNLQLFYAESNQLTSIEPLRNKTQLEYFDANFNQIKDVTPLSTIPTIKSIKIEENQISDFSSLAGHRLELFEAAGQNVYLPDVALGDSTNIVIKDNFGVTLHDWVWYTPGTYSNDTLTWENAGDNSAYFLNKQYPTIPSVTVTVYQTVTP; this is encoded by the coding sequence ATGAAAAAATTTATTCTAGCAAGTCTTGCATGTACGGCCTTGATTAGTTTTAGTCCTTTAGCAGAGCAAGTCGAAGTAAATGCTGCTACAACAAACATTGCAACTGCCCCAGAAAAAAATTTACAAGAAGCTCCTCCAGCCACGGTTGATCAAATTTTCCCAGATGATGCTCTAGCTTTTAAAGTCGCACAGGAACTAGGTGTTTCCCAGGATACAGTCGTCACCCAAGAACAACTAGATACTATTGAAACAATGGTATATATAGCTTTCGGTGTGGAAGATTTAACAGGGATGGAATATTTACACAACTTAAAACTTGTAGATTTAAGCCAAAATAACATTAGTAACTTAGATAATCTCGCTAATTTAACAGAACTAGAAATAGTATCACTTAACTACAATCAAATTACAGATATTACTCCGCTAATGAACTTACCTAAGTTAAATAACTTAGAATTAGGTGTTAACCAGATCTCCACCTTACCATCCTTCGAAAATTTAAGTAATTTAAAAATATTAAACCTAAGTAGCAATCAACTAAAAGATATTTCGGCGCTAAAAGATACTCCTCTATTAACTAATTTATCTATTTCAGCAAATAATATATCAGACATCAGTGTGCTTTCAGAATTCGATAATCTCCAACTTTTTTATGCCGAAAGCAATCAACTGACTTCTATTGAGCCATTAAGAAATAAAACACAACTAGAATACTTCGATGCTAATTTTAATCAAATTAAAGATGTTACACCTCTCAGTACCATTCCAACAATTAAGTCAATAAAAATTGAAGAAAATCAGATTAGTGATTTCAGCTCATTGGCAGGTCATCGCTTAGAACTGTTTGAAGCTGCTGGACAAAATGTATACCTTCCAGATGTTGCGCTCGGTGATTCCACTAATATTGTAATTAAAGATAACTTCGGAGTAACATTACATGATTGGGTTTGGTACACTCCAGGAACTTACTCAAATGATACACTTACTTGGGAAAATGCAGGCGATAATTCCGCTTACTTTTTAAATAAACAATATCCAACTATCCCTTCTGTCACAGTCACTGTCTATCAAACAGTCACTCCATAA
- a CDS encoding SMI1/KNR4 family protein, whose translation MADLQDRLARIQAKITALKEKDPDLNLFGSESHAYKLNEPLSNQTLTTFENEHQITLPPDYRAFLEQIGNGGTGPYYGLETLEDGLCSSLDYKDKKYGVQTLSEPFPHTDDWIAPGYKEGMSDEDYDAWQELCFQDKEVFGLLRIANFGCGVSINLVVNGPSYGEIWVDDRNNDNGVYPDFYFGNEERLGFLEWYEVWLDKSIEEFE comes from the coding sequence ATGGCTGACCTTCAAGATCGGCTAGCTAGAATCCAAGCAAAAATCACTGCGTTAAAAGAAAAAGATCCCGATTTGAATTTATTTGGTTCAGAAAGCCACGCCTATAAACTCAACGAACCTTTATCTAATCAAACTCTTACCACGTTTGAAAATGAGCATCAAATTACGTTACCTCCAGATTATCGTGCTTTTCTAGAACAGATCGGTAACGGCGGAACGGGCCCTTATTATGGTTTAGAAACGCTTGAGGACGGACTTTGTTCATCACTTGATTACAAGGATAAAAAGTACGGGGTGCAAACGCTAAGTGAGCCTTTTCCACATACAGATGACTGGATTGCGCCTGGTTATAAAGAAGGAATGTCCGATGAAGATTATGACGCTTGGCAAGAACTATGCTTCCAAGATAAAGAAGTTTTTGGACTTCTGCGCATCGCTAATTTTGGTTGTGGCGTTTCGATTAACCTTGTTGTAAATGGCCCTTCTTATGGAGAAATTTGGGTGGATGACAGAAATAATGACAATGGCGTCTATCCTGATTTTTACTTTGGCAATGAAGAACGTTTAGGCTTTCTTGAATGGTATGAGGTATGGTTAGATAAGTCTATAGAGGAATTTGAATAA
- a CDS encoding glycoside hydrolase family 1 protein — MEHQKRSPFPKDFLWGSASAAYQIEGAWDADGKGKSVWDEYVRIPGTTFKGTNGDVAVDHYHRYKEDVKLMAEAGLKAYRFSIAWTRIFPNGKGEVNEAGLKFYDNLIDELLKYDIEPLVTLYHWDIPQALFDEYGGWESRQVIEDFTNYSTTLFKRYGDRVKYWVSLNEQNIFVGMGYGQALHPPKVSDPKRMYAVNHIANLANASVIKAFHEIVPDGKIGPSFAYTPHYPIDTDPKNVQAADDAEELNSYFWMDMYAFGRYPKAVWKYLEENDIAPVIEDGDMELLASAKPDFMGVNYYQSATVAYNPLDGVGQNNEMNFTGKKGSTKETGVPGVYKKVVNPFVKTTNWDWTIDPKGLQIALRRINSRYALPILITENGLGEFDKLVDGEVNDDYRIDYLSAHATAIRDAISDGVDMLGYCTWSFTDLLSWLNGYQKRYGFVYVDRDVEDDAPMTRIPKKSYYWYKQVIETNGADL; from the coding sequence ATGGAACATCAAAAACGTTCACCATTTCCGAAAGATTTCTTATGGGGTTCTGCATCTGCAGCTTATCAAATCGAAGGAGCATGGGACGCAGACGGCAAAGGTAAATCAGTTTGGGACGAGTATGTTCGTATTCCTGGAACTACTTTCAAAGGTACAAATGGCGATGTAGCTGTTGACCATTATCACCGTTATAAAGAAGACGTAAAATTAATGGCAGAAGCTGGCCTAAAAGCTTATCGTTTCTCCATTGCTTGGACTCGTATTTTTCCAAATGGTAAAGGCGAAGTGAATGAAGCTGGGTTGAAATTTTATGATAACTTAATTGATGAGTTGCTTAAATATGACATCGAACCGCTTGTAACGTTGTATCACTGGGATATTCCGCAAGCATTATTTGATGAATATGGCGGCTGGGAATCTCGCCAAGTGATTGAAGATTTCACAAATTATTCCACAACACTATTCAAACGTTACGGCGACCGCGTGAAATATTGGGTTTCCTTGAACGAACAAAATATCTTTGTAGGCATGGGTTACGGGCAAGCACTTCACCCACCAAAAGTTAGCGATCCAAAAAGAATGTACGCAGTAAACCACATTGCTAACTTGGCTAACGCTAGTGTTATCAAAGCTTTCCACGAAATCGTTCCTGATGGAAAAATCGGACCAAGTTTTGCTTACACACCACATTATCCAATCGACACAGATCCTAAAAACGTTCAAGCTGCTGATGATGCAGAAGAATTAAACAGCTATTTCTGGATGGATATGTACGCTTTTGGTCGTTATCCGAAAGCGGTTTGGAAATATTTAGAAGAAAACGATATTGCGCCAGTTATTGAAGACGGCGATATGGAACTTCTTGCTTCTGCAAAACCTGACTTCATGGGCGTTAACTACTATCAATCCGCAACTGTAGCCTACAACCCGCTTGATGGTGTTGGTCAAAATAACGAAATGAACTTCACTGGTAAAAAAGGGAGCACGAAAGAAACTGGTGTCCCTGGCGTTTACAAAAAAGTTGTTAATCCTTTCGTGAAAACAACCAACTGGGATTGGACAATCGATCCAAAAGGCTTACAAATTGCGCTTCGTCGTATTAATAGCCGCTATGCTTTACCAATTTTAATTACCGAAAACGGTTTAGGTGAATTTGATAAATTAGTGGACGGAGAAGTAAATGATGACTACCGCATTGACTACCTGAGCGCACACGCAACCGCTATTCGCGATGCAATCAGTGATGGTGTTGATATGTTAGGCTATTGTACTTGGAGCTTCACAGACCTTCTAAGCTGGTTAAATGGCTATCAAAAACGTTACGGTTTTGTTTATGTTGATCGTGATGTGGAAGATGATGCGCCAATGACACGTATTCCGAAGAAAAGTTATTACTGGTATAAACAAGTGATTGAAACTAATGGAGCAGATTTATAA
- the yidA gene encoding sugar-phosphatase: MYKLIAIDIDGTLLTDDHKVTDEVKDAIRQAKLKGVKVVLCTGRPLVGVENYLTELELREEGDYVISFNGAFVQDTFTKEVISHLTLGIDDLKEIYQVSLDSNLHMHFFDDKALYTPNREIGKYTIVEAYLTGSQLIYKEIENVPEDFIMSKAMFIEEAPELEAGIAKMPESFREKYHLVRSTPFYLEILNRDASKGNAVKELSEKLGIKQSEVICIGDQENDVTMLEFAGLGIAMGNAPERIKQLADYTTASNNDSGVAKAIQKFVLDK, from the coding sequence TTGTATAAATTAATTGCTATTGATATTGATGGAACACTACTGACAGATGATCATAAGGTTACGGACGAAGTAAAAGATGCCATTCGCCAAGCAAAACTAAAAGGCGTAAAAGTGGTTCTTTGTACTGGACGTCCGCTCGTTGGTGTAGAAAATTATTTAACTGAACTTGAACTACGTGAGGAAGGCGATTACGTTATTAGTTTTAACGGCGCATTTGTTCAAGATACGTTTACAAAAGAAGTTATTTCTCACTTAACGCTTGGCATAGACGATTTAAAAGAAATTTATCAAGTGAGTTTAGATAGCAATTTGCACATGCATTTCTTTGATGACAAAGCGCTTTACACGCCGAACCGAGAAATCGGCAAATACACAATTGTCGAAGCCTATCTTACTGGAAGCCAACTGATTTATAAAGAAATCGAAAACGTTCCAGAAGATTTTATTATGTCGAAAGCAATGTTTATTGAAGAAGCACCCGAACTGGAAGCTGGTATTGCGAAAATGCCTGAATCCTTCCGTGAAAAATACCATTTAGTTCGCAGCACCCCTTTCTACTTAGAAATTCTAAATCGCGACGCTAGTAAAGGCAACGCGGTCAAAGAACTTTCCGAAAAACTAGGGATTAAACAAAGCGAAGTTATCTGTATTGGCGACCAAGAAAATGATGTAACGATGCTTGAATTCGCTGGACTTGGAATTGCAATGGGCAATGCGCCAGAAAGAATTAAGCAATTAGCTGACTATACGACCGCATCGAACAATGATAGTGGCGTAGCAAAAGCAATTCAAAAATTTGTGCTGGATAAATAA
- a CDS encoding GNAT family N-acetyltransferase: MKRNYHVKFLNEKDVELAEAVCAASEDYYLIEQNKPASKSDALKIITEIPDGKTRFDKFILAVLDENEKPIGLVDIVSDYPRKGRWFIGLLLLTPDARGNGLGKVLHQTIKEWANDGGADSLALGVLAENEKGRGFFEHLGYSKQETKQATYGGKEQEVDIYTIDIK; this comes from the coding sequence ATGAAACGTAATTATCATGTGAAATTTTTAAATGAAAAAGATGTAGAACTTGCAGAGGCAGTTTGCGCGGCATCAGAAGATTATTATTTAATTGAACAAAATAAACCCGCATCAAAAAGCGATGCATTAAAAATTATCACAGAAATTCCAGACGGGAAAACGAGATTCGATAAATTTATACTGGCGGTATTGGATGAAAATGAAAAACCAATCGGCTTAGTAGATATTGTTTCTGATTATCCGAGAAAAGGTCGCTGGTTTATTGGCCTATTATTATTAACACCAGACGCTCGTGGCAATGGCCTTGGAAAAGTACTTCACCAAACTATTAAAGAATGGGCAAATGATGGTGGAGCTGATTCCTTAGCACTTGGAGTTCTAGCTGAAAATGAAAAAGGACGCGGATTTTTCGAGCATCTAGGTTATTCGAAACAAGAAACGAAACAAGCGACATATGGTGGAAAAGAGCAAGAAGTTGATATTTACACTATTGATATTAAATAA
- a CDS encoding Crp/Fnr family transcriptional regulator yields MAYPFNHKEFVTMMEQYNLKSNSITIPEHTVLNDLVLENKDCVYLLKSGILAGYIDFDNDKIYSIFTSNFFMGYYTIFQNRPLVLTYQTLTECEIIIYKKKDIEYSLSLFPENFGFQYTIMRSIAKHGYYKSLLQYRDKKDQLAFVFEMLIKILDIQPEDGVAIIPKAVSTTVIKNYCTLSKAFFYSQLKELKEAGIISKVKLQWHVNMEALLERNNDAIR; encoded by the coding sequence ATGGCCTATCCATTTAATCACAAAGAATTTGTTACAATGATGGAACAGTACAATTTAAAATCCAACAGCATTACTATACCAGAACACACGGTACTAAATGATTTAGTTCTCGAAAATAAAGACTGCGTTTATTTATTAAAATCCGGTATATTAGCAGGATATATCGATTTTGACAATGATAAAATTTATTCTATATTTACTTCTAATTTTTTCATGGGTTACTACACCATTTTCCAAAATAGACCTCTTGTTTTGACGTACCAAACTTTAACAGAATGCGAAATCATCATCTACAAGAAAAAAGACATTGAGTATTCTCTTTCCCTATTCCCTGAAAACTTTGGCTTCCAGTATACAATTATGCGATCTATTGCTAAACACGGCTATTATAAATCACTTCTACAATATCGTGATAAAAAAGACCAATTAGCTTTTGTTTTTGAAATGCTTATTAAAATCCTGGATATACAACCTGAAGACGGCGTAGCGATAATCCCTAAAGCAGTCAGCACAACAGTTATTAAAAACTACTGTACGCTTTCAAAAGCATTTTTCTATTCTCAATTAAAAGAATTAAAAGAAGCTGGTATTATTTCAAAAGTAAAACTACAATGGCATGTTAATATGGAAGCACTTCTAGAAAGAAATAATGATGCTATAAGATAA
- a CDS encoding ComEC/Rec2 family competence protein — protein MKKGILKLFLVLALVAGISVPSSIQAEAATPTIKVHFIDVGQGDAIYIKAPSGEDILIDAGNKGKGKIVVNYLKKLKVKDIEVMVASHPDADNIGGLPEVMNSIKVKSLYAPNSTNTTAAYKDFVNTAKKKKLPIKTAKAGVKLPIKGVNAQFVGPVKTYGKTDRNNWSAVLHLTYKKNTFLLTGDAQTKAETDMIKAKKTLRADVLKVSAQGSKTATSKAFVNVVKPKYAIISVGKNGYGHPTSQTVTTLTKAKAKVYRTDRNKTIVVTGNGANYTIGK, from the coding sequence ATGAAAAAAGGGATTTTAAAGTTGTTTCTAGTGTTAGCTTTAGTAGCTGGGATTTCGGTACCAAGCTCCATTCAAGCCGAAGCCGCAACACCAACGATAAAAGTGCATTTCATTGATGTTGGTCAAGGGGATGCCATTTACATCAAGGCTCCTAGTGGCGAAGATATTTTAATCGATGCCGGCAACAAAGGAAAAGGGAAGATTGTAGTTAATTATTTGAAGAAATTAAAAGTAAAAGATATTGAAGTCATGGTTGCTTCTCACCCAGATGCAGATAATATTGGCGGTCTGCCCGAAGTAATGAATAGCATTAAAGTCAAGAGCCTCTATGCGCCAAACTCCACAAACACAACAGCTGCTTACAAAGATTTTGTCAATACAGCCAAAAAGAAGAAACTACCAATCAAAACGGCAAAAGCTGGTGTGAAATTACCAATTAAAGGTGTAAACGCACAATTTGTAGGTCCTGTAAAAACATACGGAAAAACAGATCGCAATAATTGGAGCGCCGTCCTTCACCTAACTTATAAAAAAAATACCTTCCTTCTCACTGGAGATGCTCAAACAAAAGCAGAAACAGATATGATAAAAGCGAAGAAAACTTTACGAGCTGACGTGTTAAAAGTAAGCGCTCAAGGCTCAAAAACAGCTACTAGTAAAGCTTTCGTCAATGTTGTAAAACCAAAATATGCGATAATAAGCGTTGGTAAAAACGGCTACGGCCACCCTACCTCGCAAACGGTTACCACATTAACCAAAGCAAAAGCAAAAGTTTACCGAACAGACCGCAACAAAACCATCGTTGTTACTGGTAATGGCGCTAATTATACAATAGGAAAATAA
- a CDS encoding Cof-type HAD-IIB family hydrolase, translating to MTNKYLICSDIDGTLLRQDQTVSEKTRDLIQTLENDGHIFSISTGRMYRSAREVGFQVSKSGHVIASNGSYAAIRDEEFLKTTLEEKAIRETYDIMRDFDLPLFFFSTNTLFYTKEPPEFFRELADKSRLDTGHNSFSLVSINDSHVFDENMNQFLNAIVVSEDDTSRLADVRQALNQANGIRVLSSHHNNLEILPANSDKKTAVEALGKYYGIPRERIITFGDGENDIGMIQYAGTGVAMANASDNVKAAANQLTDTNEADGVYKFLKEFIS from the coding sequence TTGACTAATAAATATTTAATTTGTTCGGATATTGATGGTACACTACTGCGCCAAGATCAGACTGTTTCTGAAAAAACACGTGATTTAATCCAAACTTTAGAAAATGACGGTCATATTTTTTCAATTTCTACTGGACGGATGTATCGTTCCGCCCGTGAAGTAGGTTTTCAAGTTAGTAAGTCTGGTCATGTTATTGCATCCAATGGATCTTACGCAGCAATTCGTGACGAAGAGTTTCTAAAAACTACTTTAGAAGAAAAAGCCATTCGTGAAACATATGATATTATGCGAGATTTTGATTTACCATTATTTTTCTTCTCTACGAATACATTATTCTACACAAAAGAACCACCTGAGTTTTTTCGAGAGCTTGCTGATAAAAGCCGACTTGATACTGGACATAATAGTTTTTCACTTGTTTCTATTAATGATTCGCATGTTTTTGATGAAAACATGAATCAATTTTTAAACGCCATCGTAGTTTCAGAGGACGATACGTCTCGACTAGCCGATGTGCGTCAAGCGTTAAATCAAGCAAATGGAATTCGCGTACTTTCCTCTCACCATAATAATTTAGAGATTCTCCCTGCTAATTCTGACAAAAAAACTGCTGTAGAAGCGCTTGGAAAATATTACGGTATTCCTAGAGAAAGAATTATCACATTTGGTGATGGTGAAAATGATATTGGCATGATACAATATGCAGGAACTGGTGTTGCAATGGCTAACGCAAGCGATAATGTCAAAGCAGCAGCAAATCAACTTACAGACACGAATGAAGCAGACGGGGTTTACAAATTTCTAAAAGAATTCATTTCATAG
- a CDS encoding Gfo/Idh/MocA family protein: MKRLNWAILGPGSIAHQFAEGMQGLNREIYAVGARSLEKGQVFANQYGIENVYDDFDAMLADPMIDVVYIATPHSNHYEFIMKSLHNGKHVLAEKAITVSSAELNEINALAKEKGLIVKEAMTIFHMPLYKKLREIVDSGVIGKLKIIQVAFGSAKEKDPKNRFYNMDLAGGALLDIGTYALSFARYFLSAAPDEVLTTMKKFETGVDEQSGILLKNKEEELAVVSLSFRAKVPKRGVIACEEGFITVDEYPRADRATVTYTATGKVEEIEAGETDKALEYEITAMEESIATGENTIYQLTNDVIAIMSDVRSQWGIKFPFEK; the protein is encoded by the coding sequence ATGAAAAGACTTAACTGGGCAATTCTTGGACCAGGTTCGATTGCGCACCAATTTGCGGAAGGGATGCAAGGGTTAAATCGCGAAATCTATGCAGTAGGAGCACGAAGTTTAGAGAAGGGACAAGTTTTTGCAAATCAATACGGGATTGAAAATGTATACGATGATTTTGATGCGATGCTTGCTGATCCTATGATTGATGTAGTGTATATTGCTACACCTCATTCTAACCACTACGAATTTATTATGAAAAGTTTACATAATGGGAAACATGTTTTAGCAGAAAAAGCGATTACTGTAAGCAGTGCGGAACTGAATGAAATAAATGCATTAGCTAAGGAAAAAGGGCTAATTGTTAAGGAAGCCATGACGATTTTCCATATGCCGCTTTATAAGAAATTACGAGAAATAGTTGATTCAGGCGTAATTGGTAAACTTAAAATTATCCAAGTAGCTTTCGGCAGTGCTAAGGAAAAGGATCCGAAAAATCGTTTCTATAATATGGATTTAGCTGGTGGGGCATTACTTGATATTGGTACATATGCATTGAGTTTCGCGCGTTACTTTTTAAGCGCGGCACCTGATGAAGTATTAACGACGATGAAGAAATTCGAGACGGGCGTGGACGAACAATCAGGTATTTTACTGAAAAATAAAGAAGAAGAGTTGGCCGTAGTGTCGCTTTCTTTCCGAGCTAAAGTACCAAAACGCGGTGTTATAGCCTGTGAAGAAGGATTTATCACTGTAGATGAGTACCCGCGGGCAGACCGAGCAACTGTTACTTACACCGCGACAGGAAAAGTAGAAGAAATCGAAGCGGGTGAAACAGATAAAGCATTAGAATATGAAATTACAGCAATGGAAGAAAGTATTGCAACTGGAGAAAATACAATCTATCAATTAACGAATGATGTTATCGCGATTATGAGTGATGTTAGGTCGCAGTGGGGAATTAAATTTCCTTTTGAAAAATAA
- a CDS encoding ABC transporter ATP-binding protein: protein MAQLSLEHIYKIYDNKVTAVSDFNLEIDDKEFIVFVGPSGCGKSTTLRMIAGLEEISKGELSIDGKVMNNVAPKDRDIAMVFQNYALYPHMTVYDNMAFGLKLRKMPKDEIKKRVEHAANILGLTEYLKRKPSALSGGQRQRVALGRAIVRDAKVFLMDEPLSNLDAKLRVQMRAEITKLHQQLDTTMIYVTHDQTEAMTMATRIVIMKDGVIQQVGSPKQVYDHPVNMFVAGFIGSPAMNFFKGRLEGSNFIGDDFTIAVPEGKLKLLKDRGFDGKEIVFGIRPEDIHDEPIVIEANPGYTFKATTIVAELTGAEFMLHSRVGAHEFVARVDARSEHQPNEVLTLAFEMSKSHFFDPETEDNLTD, encoded by the coding sequence TTGGCACAATTATCATTAGAACATATTTATAAAATATACGATAACAAAGTAACTGCGGTATCTGACTTTAATTTAGAAATCGATGACAAAGAGTTCATCGTTTTTGTAGGACCATCTGGTTGTGGTAAATCTACAACTTTACGTATGATTGCTGGTCTAGAAGAAATTTCTAAAGGCGAACTATCTATTGATGGTAAAGTAATGAACAATGTTGCGCCAAAAGACCGCGACATCGCAATGGTATTCCAAAACTACGCATTATATCCACATATGACTGTATATGATAATATGGCATTCGGTTTAAAACTTCGTAAAATGCCAAAAGACGAAATCAAAAAACGTGTTGAGCATGCAGCAAATATTCTTGGCTTAACTGAATACTTAAAACGTAAACCAAGTGCACTTTCCGGTGGTCAACGTCAACGTGTTGCTCTAGGTCGTGCAATCGTTCGTGATGCAAAAGTCTTCCTAATGGATGAACCACTTTCCAACTTGGATGCGAAATTACGTGTGCAAATGCGTGCGGAAATCACAAAACTTCACCAACAATTAGATACTACAATGATTTACGTTACCCATGACCAAACAGAAGCAATGACAATGGCAACTCGTATCGTTATCATGAAAGACGGTGTTATCCAACAAGTTGGTTCACCAAAACAAGTTTACGATCACCCAGTGAATATGTTCGTAGCCGGCTTTATTGGTAGCCCAGCAATGAACTTCTTCAAAGGTCGTTTAGAAGGTTCTAACTTTATCGGTGATGATTTCACTATCGCTGTTCCAGAAGGTAAACTTAAACTTCTTAAAGACAGAGGATTTGACGGTAAAGAAATCGTTTTCGGTATTCGTCCAGAAGACATTCATGATGAACCAATCGTTATTGAAGCAAACCCAGGTTACACTTTCAAAGCGACTACTATTGTTGCCGAGCTTACTGGTGCTGAATTCATGCTTCATAGCCGCGTTGGTGCACACGAATTCGTAGCTCGTGTTGATGCTCGCTCTGAACACCAACCAAATGAAGTATTAACTTTAGCATTTGAAATGTCTAAATCTCACTTCTTTGACCCAGAAACAGAAGATAACTTAACTGACTAA